The Juglans regia cultivar Chandler chromosome 1, Walnut 2.0, whole genome shotgun sequence nucleotide sequence aacaaaaagcaaaagaaatgaCATATAAGTACAATTACAAACTCCCTCTGAAATGTAAAGAATAGGATATCCTCCCGattgataaaaattttataacaataaaaCTATTCTGGTGAAGTGTCAAGGGTGCATGTCGACTACATTCAGCTTTGCttacaaaaggagaaaaaaaaaattgcatttagAACACGCTAGCATGGTAACATAGCTAAGGGAGGAACTTGAGTGTGATTGGGTTAGGTGCATTTCTCCAACTTTAAATCAGGTGCAAGCACATTGGTTTTATATCTGCTACAGTATCAATATCATTACGAGGTGCTTGGACAAGTACTCACTAATTATTCAGCATGGTGCTTTGAACACCAACTCTGAACAAAAAATGCAACATTATTATACAAAGGAATACACCATAATCACCAAAAGGACTAAAGGGCATCAAGAACACATTGACACACTCGAATTCTTTCAGTTTCAAGATTGTCCACATCACATTAGCATATAAAGTCTCTATGACAATCCAAATTTGGAATTTATATACCTACAAGAATTGCTAATTCAGTGGATAGCTCAAGACAGAAGCAGAAAAACAAGCCAAGCTTAAAGGTGACCTGCAGTAATGATGCAGTTATTAGCACCAGTTCCCCCACCATCTTGTGCCATATCAAGCATATGGGAGTATCTGCAACCTACTCATGATCTATGAGGTGTATGATGAttattatattcataatatGATCGAAAGGAATGAATGTGGGACTACAACGCAGCCAAACCAATTTATTACACTGTTTCTATTCCAAAAGAGAACAAAATTGTGCATACAGCAGTACATTAAATCAGATCATAGTCAGTGCAGATACTACTTGATCAGCCCCTTCCCCATATCTCACTAATGGGACAACTCTCAGGTTGGATCCAGTTTGGCACCTTTTAGATTTAGTGGATTTTATTCATCTAAGAGAACAAATGCAAAGAGTTGGAATCTGGTTTCGGGTTTGTTCGTATTGTAAATATACCAGTCTGAAGGCTAAAGTGCCCAAAAGAACTTGATGAGTTTATGGATTTAGGAAAAATTTAATGAGAAAATAGGCAAAGATGACTATTGAATATGATATGGTCTGAATGACCTTGACGCACTTGAATAGGATCATACCGTAATAAAGTTGCCACAGTTCTGCCCATCAGCCCGGGAGTAATTGTTTGTAAGATGCCCCTGAACACCTGCTGGAATCTGCTTATCGATTGGTTGTGAAGCAGCAGCAGTCTTTAGTGAAGGCCCATTTTTTGTTGCTGGCTCTTGGTTCTGAGCAACTTGGGTATTGTTAGTGGTCTCTCCTGTTCCAAATAGGTAACCCAAAGAACTCTGTCCACCGCCGGCACTGACACCCCGACCCATTTCCTCCCAATTTCAGTCAGATACTCTAAACTgataagaaaattgaaatttcaaaacacATACATAAGTGAATGCaaatatgaataaaacataCAGAAAGCATCATAAATTATTCTTCATGAACTAGGTGAATTCACAACTTGTGCCTTCATTGACAGGAATGTCACAGACACACTTCAAGAGATAATGAGGTTCATTTCTTAatcaatttaataatattataaatcttACAGGATTGGTCCATATCAGAATGTTGAGCACATCAAGCTACACTAGTAAGTGGGCACCAAAACTGGATGAGAAAACTAATCTTCTTTAGCACTTGCTACACGACCCATAGACTGGTCGGTAACTCCAAATAACCTTTGCCAtcctcactttttctttgtGCAATTATTTCATCCCTTCAACCCGATTTCATGTGCTGAACACAGCAATtcaggagttttttttttttttattttgacaggTGATGGTAACAATCTCTATCCTAAGTTATAACTCATTTCCTTTTCCTCCAAATCTTTAAACCATCATTTGTTGCAAGGCAACCAAGTAAGACAGGACATCAAGATCTCATGGAGCTCCTGCCTTTATTAACTCCATTCTCAATACACAGCTTAGGAAGCCTCCTTTTCCTACGTTCTAAATACATGGACTTCAAATTTCATCCACACAAAATGCACATATAGTCTGGGTCattctcactcttttttttttttttttataagtaaaaatattatatatatatatatatatatcaaagggagcaaccaagtacactgaatgtatacaagagaacacaTTGCCCATAATAGAAAACCCCTAATAAACGAAAAAGCCTATgaaaaacaatccaaaatacaccaaacccgaccccaaccccttgcTTTCcttagaactaaaactctacccaaaaACCCGACCCCAAACCCTAGTTTTACCGTCTTCACaaccctccctttagacttccctctataAGAGCTACCACTCTTAGCGTTGTAGTTGATTCTCAAAAAAAGACGTTGTAACTTCCTACTTtttttgaaacttgatttggtttcaagcgcgtgGCTTGCCTCGATCGCAgtaattagttctttaaattggtcttcacatcctccatgtgaaattcccacgAACTGCTGAATCTCATTAACTTTAGGTAAAATCCAATTCGCTATTGaaggaagagagaccaggggaTACACAAGGCATTCCTttacacaaggcaccaacgtCAAATCCATATTCAAATCCCGTACCTCCTcagcaactccattggttctctccaatcGTATGACAtcaagtcccttcacctctggtGACCTTTTATGTGCAACTTCAACGGGTCCCCTGGGTCATTCTCactcttttcataaccaaaaccaaaataatgtaAACGGGACAATGAACTTTAGTTCAAACAGTATTTCCCTCTCTCCTAATCACATGAAAGAAGGTGACGCCAATGCCATGCGTTCAAGAcgggaaaattcaaaataatataaccGGCCGGAGAAGTAAAATTCTGAAATCCCCCCTCATAATCACAGAACCAACTAACAATACAGCAAAATAATGCACATTCAAACCCAATTTATATAATCCCAACACAAGCTCATTAATAATAAtcccaacacacacacacacacaaaaaaaaaaaccaatagaTATCACGTAGAAGACAGTCAAGATAATGCATTAATCCATTAGCCTAGCACCGTAACCAAAttgcacaaaaataaatcatttacaCAATGATGTATGTATACGTGTCGAATAAAAATCAGCAGAAATTATAAGAAAACGTGAAAGATGCAGCGAGAAAGCGTAATGAAATGGGATCTGAGCTTTGAAGCCTAAACAGGAAATGAGTGAAATGGATTTCGTACCTTCGGTTTTGGGACACCAAAACCTGAAGCGAAGCAAACAGAGAATGCgaagcaaaatgcaaagcaAACAAGTTGTAAATATAGTGGTTCTCATCGACGTTGATGTTATGTTTAGGTTGAAGTAGCAAAACATTGACGTGGTCAACGTCGGAGCTGGCATTGTCGGTTGAGAAACGTTTTcgcaaatttattaaaaatatttcttttttaacgGGACTcgtttataaaatatatatatatattcatcatttttttattattattgttattaaagattagatttataaataaaatataataaataatttataatcatcaatatcaaaaaattaaaaaaaaaaaaagtaaaaaatgagtaccattatttataaaaaaaaaaattattctttttaatggaacgcatttttttataaagatagtAAAACATTTATTAATTACCTGTCATTCTCTTTTCGGTTTGGTCAAAGGGGCCGATCTTGGTTGGCAAAGTCATGGAGCTCACGTGTGGTTTTTCAGAAGAAGTAACGATAGCATGAAGTCGATGTGATGCTGATTACCTATCAAACGCCACTGGATTTCAAATCCAATCGatctaaatataatttctgttttatttttcaaactcaGAACAGTTTTTTGAAAATAGTGGAAATTGTGTAAATTGCTTTTGTTCTTATTTGTTACAAAAATCAAGATAAgatatattaatgaaaattatttcagaAATTATTTTGGTGTGAAGAATCTAGTTGAATATTAAAAGAGAGTTATGTTAAGTTCAACtgtttttgtatatttcttacatactttattaatatgattaatcaaaatagttatttgatattaaaaaaaataacgtcTTCAATCATATTAGTGAAGTGCGTAAAAGAATATGCACGAGTGactatacataaaatttttgattaaaaaaatttgagaaaatttgaaaagctCCTGGATGCCAAACAAACACCTCTAGTTTAAAAGACCCAACTTCGTGGACACTGATGGGTGGGACCCTTGTGGTGTGCACTTTGCTTCTACGTTTATGGTTTCTAGTTGCTGGGGACAAAGGAAAGCCACGGGCGAGGACGGTAACTGAGAATACTTTTACCTGAAAAGCTGCAAAAACTCAAGCTCTCTCTTGCAGTGAAGTGTCCATGTTGTGTATGTCTCAAGAACCAGTGCACCAACTGATGTCTTGCTCATAAAGCTTTGGTGCGTAGCCGACGGGTTAGGTGCCATCTTATATCAATGACAACCAAAAGATTCAGGCCTGTTTGGTGGGGAGTTTAGgaaaaggggaaaaataaaagaaaaataatccaaATTAATGAACCCTACGTGGTCTCCATCTCAAACACCATCACGAAGCATTTAGCTGAATATAATTCGTTAAACCAAGATACTATTGTATTGATCGATCGAtacatcagttttttttttttttgaccatTTTTATTCATTGAATAAGGTCCCAAGTTGGAAAATCCCATCCCAATCCCAAAAGATGtggttaattttatattttaattacatataAGCAGTACTCCAGAAGGATAAACGTGAACATATTTACGTTGAGGTGAAAGCACTACATAGAATTTTCTCAATGCTACGAGCATTTACATTATCACTAGAACTGCataaatgaatgatgaatgaATCCGGTAGTTTTACCATATCATGTCAGCGGAGCCTTAGCAGGGATAAGTCTCTAGATGCCATCTAGCTACAAGACTGCTTTTAAATTGAGGGGATCTTTGAGATCTCTACCAATAATTTGTGTAGGGCTTGAGGCTTTGAGAAAAAGGGCGAGTGGTCAGCGCCTTTTATCCGAAAAACGCATTCTGGGGGGCTTGAGTTTATCATGCTCTGTTGGAGAGCGATGGGTATGGCATTGTCTTCAGGAGTCTCTATATAAAACCGCCTCACAGATCCGTACTTAATATCAGTAAGAGAGAGCTTCTCCAAAATTGGTGCAAAGGGCATTGGCCTCATTGAAACAGACGCCAAAGCAACATCCTGGAATGGGAGAAGCAGAAAGCGATCAGCAAGAATGCTAGAAAGTGAGcaagtatgaaaaaaaatacagactCATGAGGGACAGTTTGCAACGTCAATAAGCCATTTCAAAATACGACGGCAAACTTTTGTAGAATGAAAACTACTTCAACGTTGAGCATGGACTAAATAGCACGGCACTATAGCAGCAAACTAAAGGTCATACTTCTATACAGTTGACTGGTAATACAGAAACAACTAGACAACCCTCTAAAACATCCATTTCAAAATCGCTAAAACATTAAAGCCAATTCCACATTCCCcattaaaaattcaatttttttatgttttccaATGGGTTCAATGTCCACGCCAGGCTTCCAGCACATATCAATGATTGCAAAGACCATGTCAATACAGGCTAAAGGGTGCTTTATTGTCTCTATCATCTTCAACTTAATAATGTCACTACATTGGCTAGTCCTTTATCAGCTTCATTAAGTTGGCAAGTCCTTTATAGGCTTTCACAAATGTCATGGAAACAACCTAATAGGAGCTATGAGGTACACAGCTAGATGATCTCAAGTCTTATATGTGAAGATCCAATCAAGACAACGCAAACTATGTGAGTGCCACATGCACCTTCACACACCTCTTCCCGATTGCATTTTGTGTATGTCAACATATCCATGTTCCTAACAAGCATTCAATAGAAGTCTCCCAAATTTCGCAATCATGCGTGACTAAATCAATTTACAAAGGATAAACACAACACAGTTTTCTTATCAATAATTTAACAAATTTGAAGTAAAATATACCTTGGCAGGACTTTGGTTGAATAGCAAATCTATCAACAATGATCTTTCTATATCAACAGCAGTTGGAGGCTGATCGTTCCcatttgcatataaaaatatctgaGCTTGTCGCATTAGATCATTGGAACCTGCCTGCAATTTAATAATGTATTAGTCAATGTCAACCCCAACAATTGTTATACCTAACGTTTTCTCATTGAAAAATAGCATGTCCCCCTTTTATAGCCAAACTTATCATTAGAGGAATGCAAGGGTCAGACATTCGTTTAAGTTACGAAGAACCTGCACCTCTGGATTCACCGAGGTTCACCCCTCATGATGTCAGGCTCATAAGTTACGCACTGTATTCTGGGGCCAGAGCTAGTTCTAAACCCTAAGTTTTATTCTTGGGAGAGTCTCAAGTTTCACCGGGGTGTCATTTCATTCTATGAAGGTTTGAGTACAATATCAGAGCAAAAGCAATATTTTCTtctgtctgtgtgtgtgtgtgtgtgtgttggggTGCTGGGGTGGAGaagatatgcatatatatattggcaaCCCTTGGAAGGGGGTTGCTTCAGTAAAGGGGACATATAAACAGCTCAAATTGCACAACACAAAATTCATCGTTTAATAGAAagtaaacaattcaaaaaatacAGATGTACTACAATGAAGGGAGAACCTGTTTGGAGAACATATCAAGAGTACTTTGTCCATTAGTCAGCATAGCTGCAGCAATAAAAACAGCCTTTGAGATTTTAGAAGGAAAAGACTCCATTGCATGTGATATACATGCACCACCAAAATCATGTCCCACCAAGATAACCTGCATAAATTTCAAAGCaataagaaagtaaaaaaaaaagagagatatatattCGCAAAAAAATGCTCTACTAACTTATGATCCACTCAGAATATTATGGGGGATTAGCATATAATTTTccataacaaaagaaataaatttcatcaGAAAAATTCACTATTCTAGTTGGCAAGTATAAATTAAGGGAAAccatcaaaaaaatttattaaggtTTTTCAAACTAAGCACTGCAACATGTAAATCCCTATTGCTAATGCAGTAATATGACAAATATAagaatcttaactcaaaaactAAACAGCAAGTTCAAATACTTCTAGTATGAGCAAGCTGTATTGGTTccattcatctctctctctttctctctctctctctctctctcacacacacacacacacaatttgAGTTTGGCAGTTTTGTTCATCTCATTTGGCAATGAGGAAGCCGAAGTCGCCAGCAAGAGGGAACCCtcaaattgttaattttttcagAGATTGTGTTACGTGAGCACACTGGTggacataaaaaaacaaattaaactaaaaagaaatagaaagaacCTTCTCGCCTTCGGcaagattttcaagaaaatcagTGAGTGGCTTCACGTATTGTGAAAGACTGGTAATGTTATTTGTATCATATGCATGAATCCCAGAACCAGTCAAGTCTATGGCAGATACTTTGAAACCACCTTCTTCTAGAAGTGCTATAGTTTTATACCAACACCAAGCACCAAAGCCACCTCCATGGACAAGGACAAAATGGTTGGTTTCTAGATCATCAAGCTTTATATCCTGTCAAACAGAGACAGTTTGGAATAAAAAGCAAttcaaaaatacttataaaaaatcaatttaaaattatgaacgctgagataaaataaaataaaataatttagccAGATACCAACTCAAATCAGCAAGTGATTATATGCACAACTTTAAACTTAATTCCTATCATGTAAACATTGCCTCTAAACATAAATTGAACCACAAAAACTACTTTGTGTGCTCTAATACGTT carries:
- the LOC108988180 gene encoding protein SPIRAL1-like 3; this encodes MGRGVSAGGGQSSLGYLFGTGETTNNTQVAQNQEPATKNGPSLKTAAASQPIDKQIPAGVQGHLTNNYSRADGQNCGNFITDRPSTKVHSAPGGGSSLGYLFGGSGGN
- the LOC108988179 gene encoding putative methylesterase 11, chloroplastic, with product MGNLCACLSPKPVNRKKPAKRIANPPAVSSNSSNRWTRIRSSRKEKLDDALIQEQALAAATIILQQHNGTLPFDRSASLRYPNSESKKNQLPRSSSSRARSLTDPLLQPHQLVNQDIKLDDLETNHFVLVHGGGFGAWCWYKTIALLEEGGFKVSAIDLTGSGIHAYDTNNITSLSQYVKPLTDFLENLAEGEKVILVGHDFGGACISHAMESFPSKISKAVFIAAAMLTNGQSTLDMFSKQAGSNDLMRQAQIFLYANGNDQPPTAVDIERSLLIDLLFNQSPAKDVALASVSMRPMPFAPILEKLSLTDIKYGSVRRFYIETPEDNAIPIALQQSMINSSPPECVFRIKGADHSPFFSKPQALHKLLVEISKIPSI